A window from Canis lupus baileyi chromosome 4, mCanLup2.hap1, whole genome shotgun sequence encodes these proteins:
- the LOC140631602 gene encoding large ribosomal subunit protein eL42-like has protein sequence MVNVPKTSQTYCKKCGKHQPHKVTQYKKGKDSLYAQGKRRHDRKQSGYGGQTKPIFRKKAKTTKKIVLRLECVEPNCRSKRMLAIKRCKHFELGGDKKRKGQVIQF, from the coding sequence ATGGTGAATGTTCCTAAAACCAGCCAGACTTACTGCAAGAAGTGTGGTAAGCACCAACCCCACAAAGTGACACAGTACAAGAAAGGCAAAGATTCTCTTTATGCCCAGGGAAAGCGGCGTCATGACCGGAAGCAGAGTGGCTATGGTGGACAGACTAAGCCGATTTTCCGGAAAAAGGCTAAAACTACAAAGAAGATTGTGCTGAGGCTTGAATGTGTTGAGCCCAACTGCAGATCTAAGAGAATGCTGGCTATTAAGAGATGCAAGCATTTTGAACTGGGAGGAGATAAGAAGAGAAAGGGCCAAGTGATCCAGTTCTaa